A window from Hemicordylus capensis ecotype Gifberg chromosome 2, rHemCap1.1.pri, whole genome shotgun sequence encodes these proteins:
- the LOC128343652 gene encoding interferon beta-like: protein MITKGCLHLCLLMLFFTGISSQNCNELRRWLQNVNKSNLELLESKMRASIPLQCIDDGRDVMATTEILRKIQASQGENAKVAIHEILQQTFRIFNQNHTETVWDMNSMAIFQNGLDHQIKHLGSCLSANMENAITSPRGQSTQLIRLRVKSYFQRIDDFLREQQYSMCAWEIVQMEVKQCFLLVDQLTKSLQNEA from the coding sequence ATGATCACAAAAGGCTGCCTACATCTTTGCCTGCTGATGCTCTTCTTCACTGGCATCTCTTCTCAGAATTGCAACGAACTTCGCAGATGGCTACAGAATGTGAACAAAAGCAACTTGGAACTTCTGGAGAGCAAAATGAGAGCAAGCATTCCCCTGCAATGCATAGACGATGGAAGAGACGTCATGGCCACCACAGAAATCCTCAGGAAGATCCAAGCATCTCAGGGGGAGAATGCCAAGGTGGCCATCCATGAAATCCTCCAGCAGACCTTCCGCATCTTCAACCAAAACCATACAGAAACTGTGTGGGATATGAATTCAATGGCAATTTTCCAGAATGGACTGGACCATCAGATCAAGCATCTGGGATCCTGCTTGAGTGCCAATATGGAGAATGCCATCACATCTCCAAGGGGTCAGAGCACCCAGCTGATCAGGCTGAGAGTGAAAAGCTATTTTCAAAGAATCGATGACTTCCTGAGAGAGCAACAGTACAGCATGTGTGCCTGGGAGATTGTCCAGATGGAGGTGAAGCAATGCTTTCTCCTGGTTGACCAACTTACCAAAAGCCTCCAAAATGAAG